From Natrinema sp. CBA1119:
TAGTAGGTGTCGGCCAATTCGGCGATCTTCTTGGTCTCCGCGATGCCGCCGGTCTTCGGGATATCGGGTGCGACGAACGAGACGGCTTCCTCCTCGACGAGATCGCGGAAGCCGTGGCGACCGTAGCGGTTCTCGCCGGTGAGCAGCGGTTGCTCGACGCTCCGATTGAGCGTCGCCAACGCGTCCGCGTTCTCCGGCGGGAGCGGGTCCTCGATCCACGCCAGATCGTAGGGCTCGAGGGCTTTACACAGCTTTTCGACCGCCTCGACGCTGAAGTTCCAGTGGAGGTCGACCGCGACCTCCGCCTCGTCCCCGACTTCCTCGGTCACGGCCTCGACCAGCCCGCGCTTGTGCTCTATCTCCGGACGGTCGAAGTGGCGCGCGAGCGTGTCGATGTCCCGGCCCGACGGCACGTCGAGGTCGAACTTGATGATCTCGTAGCCGTCGTCGACCGCCGCTCGAGCGGCGCGGGCGTAGGCGTCGGCCTCGTAGGTCTCGTCGGGTTGGTCGTTGAGCGCCGACTCGACCATCCCCTCGCCGGCGTGGCAGTCCGCGTACATTCGGACCGCCTCACGGGTCTTGCCACCGAGAAGCTGGTAGACGGGTTGCTCGAGGATCTTGCCGGCGGCGTCCCAGAGCGCGAGTTCGATGCCGCTGATCG
This genomic window contains:
- a CDS encoding mandelate racemase/muconate lactonizing enzyme family protein; protein product: MYSDFAARLASSIWPDFGKTPARSTETPEITGLSTIVVDGNFPWTIVRLETDAGVTGIGEAYPSPGVHEVITDYFEPVLVGENPLDVERLYHLMRESLSGRGSQQGIGTIAISGIELALWDAAGKILEQPVYQLLGGKTREAVRMYADCHAGEGMVESALNDQPDETYEADAYARAARAAVDDGYEIIKFDLDVPSGRDIDTLARHFDRPEIEHKRGLVEAVTEEVGDEAEVAVDLHWNFSVEAVEKLCKALEPYDLAWIEDPLPPENADALATLNRSVEQPLLTGENRYGRHGFRDLVEEEAVSFVAPDIPKTGGIAETKKIAELADTYYLTMSPHNIGSPVATIAGVHVGATVPNFLALEFHARDVPWWDDLVATDEPLIQDGYIEVPDEPGLGIELDWDVVEEHRKE